A genomic segment from Hyalangium gracile encodes:
- a CDS encoding calcium-binding protein, with the protein MRSSSKLIWILVPLLLLSCTDAGLYALDGRGPSGKDRADYTGEVCIPLAGGDAFPVKVVFALAGGQGVPSELVGYSTDALGTLSSRFSGPFISFSLVAYHTVATGLQGSFADASTFQSALARYASYQETGPMSIRSALRLSKSILSGDMQTSCRGAVGRTRYMVVLVVTNADLSCDNPAFNVGIDARCSALTPVSGSQACSECELTAVTGELKNLVQQFGAGEVVVQPIYVRSVPDTNTRNQVAAIANAGGTEAIETDPEGLRDALSNLNYSSLQTSLVLKRFLAFNRNVQVRDGELLADSDGDGLADRDEADLSLDPRQADTDGDGLMDGIELRMGLDPLALNVINGCNVSLDDDGDRLNTCEERVLGTDPCMGDTDADGLPDMVEALGRTNPLVPEDLLDTDRDGVPNIDEAIVRGDPLSADLAFQAERGYGYSLELSTPTPDGRACYKVRAENISVVQTLDRPHPLFPGVTIPAGQNDIYFYLQVGRDNDPRGAGVGSLYVDDKLRYFDTSGKNPAGPRSFNPDLFILGT; encoded by the coding sequence ATGCGCTCCTCCTCGAAGCTGATCTGGATCCTGGTCCCCCTGCTGCTGCTCTCCTGCACCGACGCGGGCCTCTATGCGCTCGATGGCCGCGGGCCCAGCGGCAAGGACCGCGCGGACTACACGGGCGAGGTATGCATCCCCCTGGCCGGCGGAGATGCCTTCCCCGTGAAGGTCGTCTTCGCCCTCGCCGGCGGGCAGGGCGTTCCCTCCGAGCTGGTGGGCTACTCCACCGACGCGCTCGGCACCCTCAGCAGCCGCTTCTCCGGCCCCTTCATCTCGTTCTCCCTCGTGGCCTACCACACCGTGGCCACCGGCCTGCAGGGCAGCTTCGCGGACGCCTCCACCTTCCAGTCCGCCCTGGCCCGCTACGCCAGCTATCAGGAGACGGGGCCCATGAGCATCCGCTCCGCCCTGCGCCTCTCCAAGAGCATCCTCTCCGGCGACATGCAGACGTCCTGCCGCGGCGCCGTCGGCCGCACCCGTTACATGGTCGTCCTCGTCGTCACCAACGCCGACCTCAGCTGCGACAACCCCGCCTTCAATGTGGGCATCGACGCGCGCTGCTCCGCCCTCACCCCCGTCTCCGGCTCCCAGGCGTGCAGCGAGTGCGAGCTGACGGCCGTCACCGGCGAGCTCAAGAACCTGGTCCAGCAGTTCGGCGCGGGTGAAGTCGTCGTCCAGCCCATCTACGTGCGCTCCGTGCCGGACACCAACACCCGGAACCAGGTGGCCGCCATCGCCAACGCCGGCGGCACCGAGGCCATCGAGACCGACCCCGAGGGCCTGCGCGATGCCCTCTCCAACCTCAACTACTCCTCGCTCCAGACGTCGCTCGTCCTCAAGCGCTTCCTCGCCTTCAACCGCAACGTCCAGGTGCGCGACGGCGAGCTGCTCGCCGACAGCGACGGGGATGGCCTGGCCGACAGGGACGAGGCGGACCTGAGCCTGGACCCCCGCCAGGCGGACACCGACGGCGACGGCCTCATGGACGGCATCGAGCTGCGCATGGGCCTGGATCCCCTGGCCCTCAACGTCATCAACGGCTGCAACGTCTCGCTGGATGACGACGGCGACCGGCTCAACACCTGCGAGGAGCGCGTGCTCGGCACCGACCCCTGCATGGGCGACACCGACGCCGACGGCCTGCCCGACATGGTGGAGGCCCTGGGGCGCACCAACCCGCTCGTCCCCGAGGATCTCCTCGACACCGACCGCGACGGCGTGCCCAACATCGACGAGGCCATCGTCCGGGGTGATCCGCTCAGCGCCGACCTGGCCTTCCAGGCCGAGCGCGGCTACGGCTACTCGCTCGAGCTGTCCACGCCCACGCCGGATGGGCGGGCCTGCTACAAGGTGCGCGCGGAGAACATCTCCGTCGTCCAGACGCTGGATCGCCCCCACCCGCTCTTCCCAGGGGTGACGATCCCCGCCGGCCAGAACGACATCTACTTCTACCTGCAGGTGGGCCGGGACAATGATCCGCGCGGCGCGGGCGTCGGCTCGCTCTACGTGGACGACAAGCTGCGCTACTTCGACACCAGCGGGAAGAACCCCGCGGGCCCGCGCAGCTTCAACCCGGACCTCTTCATCCTCGGCACCTGA
- a CDS encoding vWA domain-containing protein, producing MNRRAGLVAALVVSVVAIVAACSDAYLYDERRDQQVPVDRAVSFQGSFCTLGTNEVLRPIKIVVAMDASQSMKVTDPDGQRALALIELLDNLPTDPEVFVAVVLFAGSTTAFLTKDANGMDGFAQVSSLTDTQKQLMTRTLLNFINPDTSPNRDSTDFVKPLADIYSLINADIARSRAEPGGAQALAQARYNVIFLSDGHPTNNQDDELLQGDAVVRIRQLRDLVEDVRVNTVHVFNPAQPVSSVCDLSGDGGCPLLIINQDADRLEQMAQRGGGNFRDFRNNEPINFLDFNFGQVRRAFIVKELIASNFNAPMGSPEDAADTDGDSLTDEEEAEEGTNPNLVDTDGDGFSDGVEVRFSRQGVDFNPTQVQLPDGGGLDPGCPPPLRSVDNDCDGLLDCDEQFIGTNANLVDSDRDGVPDGVEWRGGTQGSSNDLEQDPDNDGLSSRAELRLHTNPVDVDTAHLSVDGYRYSMEAIGPPDENGRQCYDFRVDNVLLAPTRLEFADGGVDAGVIPLPDGGVPVVRGAGYNSLWLSVAMIPADDPTARTITRFFRYDAARYPVGGIKSPVDGLIRVNPEDFLSTCPGRPDQPQTP from the coding sequence GTGAATCGCAGGGCCGGCCTCGTAGCGGCGTTGGTGGTGTCGGTGGTGGCGATCGTCGCCGCCTGCTCGGATGCCTATCTCTATGACGAGCGGCGCGATCAGCAGGTCCCGGTGGACCGTGCCGTCTCCTTCCAGGGGAGCTTCTGCACGCTGGGCACCAACGAGGTGCTGCGCCCCATCAAGATCGTCGTCGCCATGGACGCCAGCCAGTCCATGAAGGTGACGGATCCGGACGGCCAGCGGGCGCTCGCGCTCATCGAGCTGCTGGACAACCTGCCCACGGACCCGGAGGTCTTCGTCGCGGTGGTGCTCTTCGCGGGCAGCACCACGGCGTTCCTCACCAAGGACGCCAACGGGATGGACGGCTTCGCGCAGGTGTCCAGCCTCACGGACACCCAGAAGCAGCTGATGACGCGCACGCTGCTCAACTTCATCAACCCCGACACCTCGCCCAACCGGGACTCGACGGACTTCGTCAAGCCGCTGGCGGACATCTACTCGCTCATCAACGCGGACATCGCCCGGAGCCGCGCGGAGCCGGGCGGGGCGCAGGCGCTGGCGCAGGCGCGCTACAACGTCATCTTCCTGTCGGACGGCCACCCCACCAACAACCAGGACGACGAGCTGCTCCAGGGCGACGCGGTGGTGCGCATCCGCCAGCTGAGGGACCTGGTGGAGGACGTGCGCGTCAACACGGTGCACGTGTTCAACCCGGCGCAGCCGGTCAGCTCGGTGTGTGACTTGTCGGGAGACGGCGGCTGCCCGCTGCTCATCATCAACCAGGACGCGGACCGCCTGGAGCAGATGGCGCAGCGGGGCGGCGGCAACTTCCGCGACTTCCGCAACAACGAGCCCATCAACTTCCTGGACTTCAACTTCGGCCAGGTGCGCCGCGCCTTCATCGTCAAGGAGCTGATCGCCTCCAACTTCAACGCGCCCATGGGGAGCCCGGAGGACGCGGCGGACACGGACGGCGACAGCCTGACGGATGAGGAGGAGGCGGAGGAGGGGACCAACCCCAACCTGGTGGACACGGACGGAGACGGCTTCAGCGACGGCGTGGAGGTGCGCTTCAGCCGCCAGGGCGTGGACTTCAACCCCACGCAGGTGCAGCTGCCGGACGGCGGAGGCCTGGATCCGGGCTGCCCGCCGCCGCTGCGCTCCGTGGACAACGACTGCGACGGGCTCTTGGACTGCGACGAGCAGTTCATCGGCACCAACGCCAACCTGGTGGACAGCGACCGGGACGGCGTGCCGGACGGCGTGGAGTGGCGCGGCGGCACCCAGGGCTCCAGCAATGATTTGGAGCAGGATCCGGACAACGACGGGCTGTCCAGCCGCGCCGAGCTGCGCCTGCACACCAACCCGGTGGACGTGGACACCGCGCACCTGTCCGTGGACGGCTACCGCTACTCCATGGAGGCCATCGGGCCGCCGGACGAGAACGGGCGCCAGTGCTACGACTTCCGCGTGGACAACGTGCTGCTGGCGCCGACGCGGCTCGAGTTCGCCGACGGCGGCGTGGACGCGGGCGTGATTCCGCTGCCGGACGGCGGCGTGCCCGTGGTGCGCGGGGCGGGGTACAACTCGCTCTGGCTCTCGGTGGCGATGATCCCCGCGGACGATCCGACGGCTCGTACCATCACCCGCTTCTTCCGCTACGACGCCGCGCGCTACCCCGTGGGCGGCATCAAGTCCCCCGTGGACGGGCTCATCCGCGTGAACCCGGAGGACTTCCTCTCCACCTGTCCTGGCCGCCCGGACCAGCCTCAGACGCCCTGA
- the mtsC gene encoding cell-cell cohesion MYXO-CTERM protein MtsC: MTRARLPQVVALGALFFLSSVPAQAQSQDGVNPECLGSSCGRPKEEGGGCGCGCGCSVWVAYTDDGVTLSYTDDADGDGKADDRDNCPFASNREQTESDGDGVGDVCDNCSGIANYQQQDADGDGQGNDCDADADNDTVPNTVDNCPLVPNKDQSNLDNDAQGDVCDSDDDNDGRPDGEDNCPRISNPDQSMPTNAAQCRVDKDGDNVSDNGDNCPEQANPNQADKDGDNLGDVCDPDIDDDGVLNVDPSGKPLDNCPAVANRDQVDDDGDGVGDSCDAKYCVVVDQNNPSDCLDPKSPFTVSGGGSLSLKKGQQVRPPLFANRNGAAIEYTWTVTKRPSGSKAVVENPKGAVTNSRHWEYAYVDGNVPSFTADADGDYELQVQAKLAFADRAYPEQRESVSSLKLAVGENASNCSALPGPAGGVALGAALLSLLLRRRRAQ, encoded by the coding sequence ATGACACGTGCCCGTCTCCCCCAAGTCGTGGCCCTCGGGGCCCTCTTCTTCCTCTCCTCGGTGCCTGCCCAGGCGCAGTCCCAGGATGGCGTCAACCCGGAGTGCCTCGGCAGCAGCTGCGGCCGGCCCAAGGAGGAGGGCGGTGGCTGCGGTTGCGGTTGTGGCTGCTCGGTGTGGGTGGCGTACACGGATGACGGCGTGACGCTGTCGTACACGGACGACGCGGACGGCGACGGCAAGGCGGATGACCGCGACAACTGCCCGTTTGCCTCCAACCGCGAGCAGACGGAGAGCGACGGCGACGGCGTGGGCGACGTCTGCGACAACTGCTCGGGCATCGCCAACTACCAGCAGCAGGACGCCGACGGCGACGGCCAGGGCAATGACTGCGACGCCGACGCGGACAACGACACCGTGCCCAACACGGTGGACAACTGCCCCCTGGTGCCCAACAAGGACCAGAGCAACCTGGACAACGATGCCCAGGGTGACGTGTGCGACTCGGACGATGACAACGACGGGCGCCCGGACGGCGAGGACAACTGCCCGCGCATCTCCAACCCGGATCAGTCCATGCCCACCAACGCCGCCCAGTGCCGCGTGGACAAGGACGGCGACAACGTCTCCGACAACGGCGACAACTGCCCGGAGCAGGCCAACCCGAACCAGGCGGACAAGGACGGCGACAACCTGGGCGACGTGTGCGATCCGGACATCGACGATGACGGCGTGCTGAACGTGGACCCGAGCGGCAAGCCGCTGGACAACTGCCCGGCCGTGGCCAACCGCGACCAGGTGGACGACGACGGTGACGGCGTGGGCGACTCGTGCGACGCGAAGTACTGCGTGGTGGTGGACCAGAACAACCCCAGCGACTGCCTGGATCCGAAGAGCCCCTTCACCGTGTCGGGTGGTGGCTCGCTGAGCCTGAAGAAGGGCCAGCAGGTGCGCCCGCCGCTGTTCGCCAACCGCAACGGCGCCGCCATCGAGTACACTTGGACGGTGACGAAGCGCCCCTCTGGCTCCAAGGCCGTGGTGGAGAACCCCAAGGGCGCCGTGACGAACAGCCGTCACTGGGAGTACGCGTATGTGGACGGCAACGTCCCCAGCTTCACCGCGGACGCGGATGGCGACTACGAGCTGCAGGTGCAGGCGAAGCTGGCCTTCGCGGACCGTGCGTACCCGGAGCAGCGTGAGTCCGTCTCCAGCCTCAAGCTGGCGGTGGGCGAGAACGCCAGCAACTGCTCCGCGCTGCCGGGCCCGGCGGGCGGCGTGGCGCTGGGTGCCGCGCTCCTCAGCCTGCTGCTCCGCCGTCGTCGCGCGCAGTAG
- the mtsD gene encoding cell-cell cohesion protein MtsD has product MHLNPRMLMAAGLLAASLAACTDSLVEPLSVEQTLQDDRLTLKGRVCTAPANPAGFPVKVVLVIDQSGSMCVSDPPGSQEGSGFCQQVAVVVPPGVTEPARVRALRRLVAQFRQQPNVQMSVVPFETNVKNVWPPAATGNRFARPDSSLDTYIGGLQSQLGKGTDYQGAISYAYSLIASDITALSASNPEVLPRTRYVVVFLTDGTPYPRCSANDNLTTYADPSNPDLTWADSSSAVEFCNLLDPDSPDNIEGFEPGTDRNQNYQLFSYVRRLMELKEQHNVGDIRMHSVLLFNQEAVRRCGPICQDLYGTYPGVPPGEYPQAAKQIASWLLQRFAEIGNGVYQEFNDTAEINNMGLGALDYSSFASRNVIKTLTVQALSSVPGATGREVDTDGDGMPDSVDNSFELKTGAYDMDSDGDCLDDGFEARRKDQGFEPSNDLDARGCDPASPLSQGCVCRDTDGDGLSQFAESYLQTRAGIVDSDGDGVPDALEARYGLDPREPNASGIDTDGDGLRDDEELRAGSDPTRRDKDFHERYGYQYSVTVAEKRDNGSTCYDFSVSNLQMVTPPNRSGVQQGYNLFKLWFAEAPESGVATDYGVWRTACAWAQYAPPGLRVPLGPDLTLEDGNFRRPADLNEMNEYLQRCVGDAPGATP; this is encoded by the coding sequence ATGCACCTGAACCCCCGGATGCTGATGGCAGCGGGCCTCCTGGCCGCTTCACTGGCGGCCTGTACCGACTCCCTGGTGGAGCCGCTCTCCGTGGAGCAGACGCTCCAGGATGATCGGCTCACCCTCAAGGGGCGGGTGTGCACCGCCCCGGCGAACCCCGCGGGGTTCCCGGTGAAGGTGGTGCTCGTCATCGACCAGTCCGGCAGCATGTGCGTGTCGGATCCGCCCGGCTCGCAGGAGGGCTCCGGCTTCTGCCAGCAGGTGGCGGTGGTGGTGCCCCCCGGCGTCACCGAGCCGGCGCGCGTGCGCGCGCTGCGCAGGCTGGTGGCCCAGTTCCGCCAGCAGCCCAACGTGCAGATGTCCGTGGTGCCCTTCGAGACCAACGTGAAGAACGTGTGGCCTCCGGCCGCCACCGGCAACCGCTTCGCCCGGCCGGACAGCTCGCTGGACACCTATATCGGTGGCCTGCAGAGCCAGCTGGGCAAGGGCACCGACTACCAGGGCGCCATCTCCTACGCGTACAGCCTGATCGCCAGCGACATCACCGCGCTGTCCGCGAGCAACCCCGAGGTGCTGCCGCGCACCCGCTACGTGGTGGTGTTCCTCACCGACGGCACCCCGTACCCGCGCTGCTCGGCCAACGACAACCTCACCACCTACGCGGACCCGAGCAACCCGGACCTGACGTGGGCGGACTCCTCCAGCGCGGTGGAGTTCTGCAACCTGCTGGATCCCGACTCGCCCGACAACATCGAGGGCTTCGAGCCCGGCACGGACCGCAACCAGAACTACCAGCTCTTCAGCTACGTGCGCCGGCTGATGGAGCTGAAGGAGCAGCACAACGTGGGCGACATCCGCATGCACTCCGTGCTGCTCTTCAACCAGGAGGCGGTGCGCCGCTGCGGCCCCATCTGCCAGGACCTGTACGGCACCTATCCCGGCGTCCCGCCCGGCGAGTACCCGCAGGCGGCCAAGCAGATCGCCTCGTGGCTGCTGCAGCGCTTCGCGGAGATAGGCAACGGCGTGTACCAGGAGTTCAACGACACGGCCGAGATCAACAACATGGGCCTGGGCGCGCTGGACTACTCGTCCTTCGCCTCGCGCAACGTCATCAAGACGCTGACGGTGCAGGCGCTCAGCTCCGTGCCGGGGGCGACCGGCCGCGAGGTGGACACCGACGGCGACGGGATGCCGGACTCGGTGGACAACTCCTTCGAGCTGAAGACGGGCGCCTACGACATGGACAGCGACGGGGACTGCCTGGACGACGGCTTCGAGGCGCGCCGCAAGGACCAGGGCTTCGAGCCCTCCAATGACCTGGACGCGCGCGGGTGCGATCCCGCCTCGCCGCTGTCGCAGGGCTGCGTGTGCCGCGACACGGACGGCGACGGCCTGTCCCAGTTCGCCGAGAGCTACCTGCAGACGCGCGCGGGCATCGTCGACAGCGACGGTGACGGCGTGCCGGACGCGCTCGAGGCCCGCTACGGGCTGGATCCGCGCGAGCCGAACGCGTCGGGCATCGACACGGACGGCGACGGGCTGCGCGACGACGAGGAGCTGCGCGCGGGCAGCGACCCCACACGCAGGGACAAGGACTTCCACGAGCGGTATGGCTACCAGTACTCGGTGACGGTGGCCGAGAAGCGGGACAACGGCAGCACCTGCTATGACTTCAGCGTGTCCAACCTGCAGATGGTGACGCCGCCCAACCGCTCGGGCGTGCAGCAAGGCTACAACCTGTTCAAGCTGTGGTTCGCCGAGGCGCCCGAGAGCGGCGTGGCCACCGACTATGGCGTGTGGCGCACCGCGTGCGCATGGGCGCAGTACGCTCCGCCGGGCCTGCGCGTGCCGCTGGGGCCGGACCTGACGCTGGAGGACGGCAACTTCCGCCGGCCCGCGGACCTCAACGAGATGAACGAGTACCTGCAGCGCTGCGTGGGTGACGCGCCGGGGGCAACGCCGTGA
- a CDS encoding Ig-like domain-containing protein encodes MRLRHLWFPIILLTLAGCGEDDEVKLEKGPFLFLDRQSMGFDQEFGSGTYVGASTFNALYIENRGDEPLEITAITKSAPAEFILQVPSEFTEGQKLTLQSRAHTSIQVQFKPSRVQTYDGKFTIQSNARNAPQQDILLSGKGVAPPNP; translated from the coding sequence ATGCGCCTGCGTCACTTGTGGTTCCCCATCATCCTCCTGACCCTGGCTGGATGTGGAGAGGATGATGAGGTGAAGCTGGAGAAGGGCCCCTTCCTCTTCCTGGATCGCCAGTCCATGGGCTTCGACCAGGAGTTCGGCAGCGGCACGTACGTGGGTGCCTCCACATTCAACGCGCTCTACATCGAGAACCGCGGGGACGAGCCGCTGGAGATCACCGCGATCACCAAGAGCGCCCCGGCGGAGTTCATCCTGCAGGTGCCCTCGGAGTTCACCGAGGGCCAGAAGCTCACCCTCCAGAGCCGCGCGCACACCTCCATCCAGGTGCAGTTCAAGCCCAGCCGGGTGCAGACGTACGACGGCAAGTTCACCATCCAGTCCAACGCCAGGAACGCGCCCCAGCAGGACATCCTGCTGTCCGGCAAGGGCGTGGCGCCTCCCAACCCGTAG
- a CDS encoding DUF4406 domain-containing protein — METSHPQPLMILVAGPYRSGTNDEPAKMAANVTAMTEVALRLYRAGHLPVVGEWFALPLVEAAGSTKVGDAVFNELFHPIAHRILERCDACLRMGGASQGADEMVRTAQAQGKQVFYRLEDVPGCG, encoded by the coding sequence ATGGAGACCTCTCATCCCCAGCCTCTGATGATCCTCGTCGCCGGCCCCTACCGCTCGGGTACGAACGACGAGCCCGCGAAGATGGCGGCCAACGTCACCGCGATGACGGAGGTGGCGCTGCGGCTGTACCGCGCCGGGCACCTGCCGGTGGTGGGAGAGTGGTTCGCCCTGCCCCTGGTCGAGGCGGCGGGCTCCACGAAGGTCGGCGACGCGGTCTTCAACGAGCTCTTCCACCCCATCGCGCACCGCATCCTGGAGCGCTGTGATGCCTGCCTGCGAATGGGCGGAGCCTCGCAAGGAGCGGACGAGATGGTGCGGACGGCCCAGGCCCAGGGCAAGCAGGTGTTCTACCGGCTGGAGGACGTGCCGGGTTGCGGCTGA
- a CDS encoding cell-cell cohesion protein MtsF: protein MSRLARLLPLASLLLLAACPGDDGPTDPDGGSELPADLCNTPEEALSQPDCQLVFGQQIERYISEPNDKDWYSVQMPATTNARTLLRISAGYLATSTAVNLSVNLLRADGNQQSLALEVDAHAQAAPKPVEIILPFTEPNARLLLLLEDKPTIPNRPQFDARSPYFLKVEVVDNPDVNEPNDTQPTALTLQPQGGIQVANGSGYLATTDDVDLFSFTVPAGKVAYLRLFAEELRPPPPYRLSYRLVRPNGTREVEGQVANSSIATDLATARKVKDSGTWKVEILGYKPANTNTPVEGDLRLRYTLEVRVMDEEDPKDQNGDNDSLANAHVQMFGTAPPGVLSLDGRLGYVPDADWYAVDVPNYGQPSLLHFELRQGTRGARFPPLPGLVDRQVRVFQQVTKGATPPDRRVACRTDVTACPKGYSEVPTAQPLVDAYCNNSQPEPLCLYSAREEEPQRFPNLRNFEGAIPVPPHGTTVRYYFLVQDDGTNWADDRDYSLVVSWEDDPDSQPGSPVQLADDSSSSTFPAPPASAVVLSGQLNYGFGRLQADDRVRGRGVRGPMDYDAIPSDVDSVTLNLPNRGEPLDRTWELQWTVQNLPDGGLPHGLALDLTFCDGNRLDGGGCTPVSTGSRGAPLTLAYRPDSLRAWHSPSGGLSGLQPLYSRQVSGGATTFTVLPYACSCLEPRFIKGGTVRVDVTAAERDSYERVNYTVRAAHTDYPQSYAVDGGTRMCPAPQPDGGTLADGGTAWTPGCRFTLQP from the coding sequence ATGTCCAGACTCGCCCGCCTGCTGCCGCTCGCGTCCCTGCTGCTCCTCGCCGCCTGTCCCGGTGACGACGGCCCCACCGATCCGGATGGGGGCTCCGAGCTCCCAGCGGACCTGTGCAACACCCCCGAGGAGGCGCTCTCGCAGCCCGACTGCCAGCTGGTGTTCGGCCAGCAGATCGAGCGCTACATCTCCGAGCCCAACGACAAGGACTGGTACAGCGTGCAGATGCCCGCCACCACCAACGCGCGCACGCTGCTGCGCATCTCCGCGGGCTACCTGGCCACGAGCACGGCGGTGAACCTCTCGGTGAACCTGCTGCGGGCCGATGGCAACCAGCAGTCGCTGGCGCTCGAGGTGGATGCCCACGCCCAGGCCGCGCCCAAGCCGGTGGAGATCATCCTCCCCTTCACCGAGCCCAACGCGCGGCTGCTGCTGCTGCTGGAGGACAAGCCCACCATCCCCAACCGGCCCCAGTTCGACGCGCGCTCGCCCTACTTCTTGAAGGTGGAGGTGGTGGACAACCCGGACGTCAACGAGCCCAACGACACCCAGCCCACGGCGCTGACGCTGCAGCCGCAGGGCGGCATCCAGGTGGCCAACGGCAGCGGCTACCTGGCCACCACGGATGACGTGGACCTGTTCAGCTTCACCGTGCCCGCGGGCAAGGTGGCGTACCTGCGGCTGTTCGCGGAGGAGCTCCGGCCGCCCCCGCCCTACCGGCTCTCCTACCGGCTGGTGCGCCCGAACGGCACGCGCGAGGTGGAGGGGCAGGTGGCCAACTCCAGCATCGCCACGGATCTGGCCACCGCGCGCAAGGTGAAGGACTCGGGCACCTGGAAGGTGGAGATCCTCGGCTACAAGCCCGCGAACACCAATACCCCCGTCGAGGGGGACCTGCGCCTGCGCTACACCCTCGAGGTGCGGGTGATGGACGAGGAGGACCCGAAGGATCAGAACGGGGACAACGACTCACTGGCCAACGCGCACGTGCAGATGTTCGGCACCGCGCCGCCCGGCGTCCTCTCGCTCGATGGCCGGCTGGGCTACGTGCCGGATGCGGACTGGTACGCCGTGGACGTGCCCAACTACGGACAGCCCTCGCTGCTGCACTTCGAGCTGCGGCAGGGCACCCGGGGCGCTCGCTTCCCGCCGCTGCCCGGCCTGGTGGACCGCCAGGTGCGCGTCTTCCAGCAGGTGACCAAGGGCGCGACGCCGCCGGACCGGCGCGTGGCCTGTAGGACGGACGTGACGGCCTGCCCCAAGGGCTACTCGGAGGTGCCCACCGCGCAGCCGCTGGTGGACGCGTACTGCAACAACTCCCAGCCCGAGCCGCTGTGCCTCTACTCCGCGCGCGAGGAGGAGCCCCAGCGCTTCCCCAACCTGCGCAACTTCGAGGGCGCCATCCCCGTGCCGCCCCACGGCACGACGGTGCGCTACTACTTCCTCGTCCAGGACGACGGCACCAACTGGGCGGACGACCGGGACTACTCGCTGGTGGTGAGCTGGGAGGATGACCCGGACTCCCAGCCGGGCAGCCCGGTGCAGCTCGCGGATGACTCCTCGAGCAGCACCTTCCCGGCGCCGCCCGCCTCGGCCGTCGTGCTGAGCGGCCAGCTCAACTACGGCTTCGGCCGCCTGCAGGCCGATGATCGCGTCAGGGGCCGAGGCGTGCGCGGGCCCATGGACTATGACGCCATCCCGTCCGACGTGGACAGCGTCACCCTCAACCTGCCCAACCGCGGCGAGCCCCTGGATCGCACCTGGGAGCTGCAGTGGACGGTGCAGAACCTGCCGGATGGCGGCCTGCCGCACGGGCTGGCGTTGGACCTCACCTTCTGTGATGGGAACCGGCTGGATGGCGGCGGCTGCACGCCGGTGAGCACGGGCAGCCGGGGCGCGCCGCTGACGCTGGCCTACCGGCCGGACTCGCTGCGCGCGTGGCACTCGCCCAGCGGAGGCCTCAGCGGGCTGCAGCCGCTCTACTCGCGGCAGGTGTCCGGGGGCGCCACCACCTTCACCGTGCTGCCCTACGCCTGCTCCTGCCTGGAGCCGCGCTTCATCAAGGGCGGCACCGTGCGCGTGGACGTCACCGCCGCCGAGCGCGACTCCTACGAGCGCGTGAACTACACGGTCCGCGCCGCCCACACGGACTACCCGCAGAGCTACGCGGTGGACGGTGGGACTCGCATGTGCCCCGCGCCGCAGCCGGATGGCGGCACGCTGGCCGATGGCGGCACGGCCTGGACGCCGGGCTGCCGCTTCACCCTTCAGCCGTGA